The Aerococcus loyolae genome contains the following window.
CCATTCAATGGCGACGCAAACGAGGTGATTACTAATGAAGAAACAAGGCAATGCAGTAACTCGTAGCATCTGGACCATCTTTGGGGTCGCCATGCTGGCCCTGGTTTTAGGCTTCATGTCTTTCTTCTACTTTGACTATGACCATATCGTCAGTGAAATCCAGGCCTACCAGGCCGAACAGCAAGCTGACCACCGTCAACTCGTCCATGAAGAGGCCTTTGAATCGGCCTTTGACCTGGTTGAGATCGACATCAAGGACCATAGCGAAATTGAAGTCATCCCTGCCGACACTTACTCCATCAAGATCTGGGACGTCAAGGGCGAAGACTTGGATAATGAAGACATTCCTAGTGATACGACATTCTTTGATGTCCAAGCAGACGGTGCCTTCTTAAAAGTTAATGAGAAGATTCTCGGTAACGGCCACTTCCGTCGCCACCCCATCCGGATCCAAATTGCTGGTCCCGACTTCTCCCAAACCCGGCTCAACGCCAGCGGTAACTATGCTGAGCTTAGTCTCAACCAAGCCCTCAAGGACCTTTATTGGGATGTTTACGACGGCCAAGTCACAATCAAGAGCCCATCCACCTTCCCCATGGCCTTTAGCGGTGAAGATGTGAATGTGGATCTGACGGTAGAGGAAGCCAATGCCAAGTTATCCTTCAACCAAGGCGATGCCCAAGTATCGATCAATGGTAAAAGTCTGGAAATTCCAACAAGTGAAATCGGCGAAGACTCTGAAGGCCATGAAGACTTTAAGAGCTATGAAGAAGTCAGCCGTCCAAATAGCCAACCCTTTGTCCACCAAATCGGTGACGGCCGTGACCCCATCCACTTCAATGGCATGGAAAACCGAATAAGTATCCGCTACCCTGAAAAGTAAAAAATAAGAAAAAATAATAAGCCCAGGTCCTATTTAAAAAGGCACTGGGCTTATTTTTACGCTATCGTCTTAATTGTTGTTGTAGTAATCGCCTTTTTTCATGTCGTTAAAGATCACATGAACATGGTCTTTAGGGGTGTTAGCGTGCTTAGAAATACTTTCGGTAATTTCCTTAGCGATCGCTGCCTTAACTTCCTTGGACCGTCCTTCGATGAGTTGAATGTTGACAACTGGCATGGATAAAACCTCCTCATAAGAATTTCATTTAAATTATACCTTAAAAGAAGGAAAGCGATCAATCTAAGGAATTGATTATTAACTATATTTTTAGCTAATTAAAATAGATATTACTAATGATAGGATAGAGCTTTTTCTAAAATTTTTTCTTTCCTTTCTTTTAGCATGACTTGAATAAAAGATTTATGTGTTTCTGTCATTAAGGGTGTCTTGTCTATTAAATGATTAATCAGCGATTCTTTCTGATTAATACGCTCATAAATTGTCTCTAATGCACGAATACAGTCCTGATTTTTGGTGTTACTCAGAAAAGTAAGATAGTTTATTTTGACATCATCTATCTTAATAGCTGAGTTAGGATATTTATAAATTCGCTTATCTCTTAATGAAGAATCTTTTAGGAATTCAGCCATACTTTTTTCGTCTGTTTGAGGATATAGGGATGATCCGCAATCAAATACTGGAGCAATCTCCACTTGCCTAGTTCTTTGATTAATTAAAAATCCCCAATTTGCATTATGACGGTCAAAATTACCAATATAAGTATCGATTATAAATAAATGCCAGAAAAATTTTCTTAATCTTTCAGGATTTATTAATTCTTGTTCATCAATGGAAGTTAAGATATCAGATAATTCGGTTCCATAGCCTGATTGACTCGAATCAACTATGGAATTTTTTAAGAAGGCAAACTCTTTAAAGACCTTATCATTCTGTTCGAAATCTTTGCAAGCAACTACTTCTTGATTTCCATAATAAGCTAATAAAGTTTCCTGGGCCTCCAGTCCTAATATATTAACGATATGGCAGCCCAAATATTCACTAATATTACTATTTGAATAATGCATATATGGATTTAGCTTGGAAATCACAGGAAATTTAAGCATCCAGGTTACACCCTGATAAATAATGCCAATTTTATTTCCATTTCTCCCCCCATAGATCCGTGTTGGGTCAACCTCACATTTTGTAAAATCAAGCACAGACACAGGCATTCTCCTTCTATAATCCTAAATATTTAGAGAACAGATAATCCGCTACTTCTTTAGAAATTTCTTTGTCCCACATGGCCGAGTTAATGGACCCGTAGAGCTCACAAGCAATATCACCTACAAAGGAGCCTCCCACTTCCTGTTCATGAAGAAGGGCACGAATATCCTTTTCAATGTAAATTGGTAAAGTTCTCAAATCAAGTTTCACCGATACCCCTCCTTTAGTTCACGATATATATCCTTCAAATCTACTGTTAATTATATCATAATCTAAATGTCAACCTCTATTCTAAAAGCGATCTGCCCAAGGCTCAACAGCTATGGTAGATCGCTTGTATAAAAATATTTCTGATTTAAGTTTTAGCTAAAAAACGAGATGAAACCTGTTCCAAGCGCAGAGCAAGCGTCCTCTTCACTAAAGGTCGACGAATTCTTTTTGAGAATTCTTTCACCCTTTAGTTCCAGAGATCTTGCCTTTTGACGCACCCGTCGCACTCTATTTACATTTCAAGATGCTTTCCTTGAACCATTCTTTGAAGCGGTCGCGGTCAATGCTAGTGGGGACGACACAGTTTACGGGGCGGTCGGTTTTGTGGTCAAGGTCAACGACTGTTTGCCCGTAAGTGAGCGGGCTGCCTAGTTCTACTTCCACATTGCACTCGACTTCTTCAAACATTTCTGGTTCTAAGAGATAGGCGATCGCGGTAGGGTCATACATTTCCCACTCTTGGTTGGTTTGCGCCGAGCGATAGTGTTGGAGCATGGAGTGGATCATCTTCCCGGTTTCGGTTTTCTCTGCCAATTCTGCCGCTTCTTCCAAGCTGATGGTAGCAATGTAACCAATATCTAAGCCCACCATGACGGTTTTCACCGAAGATTGCAGCACCATTTGAGCGGCTTCGGGGTCGGTCCCGATGTTGAACTCATCCATGACGTGCTTGTTGCCCCGGGTGAAAGACCCACCCATGATGATAATTTCTTCAATCTTATCCTTGACTTCAGGATACATGGTTAGGAGCAGGGCCACATTGGTTTGCGGGCCCACTGCCACGATGGTTACTTTTTCATCACTTGCCATGAGAACCTTGCGCATAGCTAGAACGGCATGGTCCTCTAAGAGTTGGCTCTTGTCCGGTTCCGGAAAGTCGTAACCGTCCATGCCTGATTCTCCGTGAACCTCAGAAGCATCAGTAAATTCCGTCAAGAGCGGTCCGCGATTACCAGCAGCGACGGGAATGTCTTTTTCAAAGAAGTTGACTAATTTTAAAGCGTTGGTGGAGGTCTTTTCTAAGGCCACGTTCCCACCGACAGCAGTAATCAATTCCACTTGGACCTGGTCAGAGTTCAAGAGAATAGCAGTCGCAATCGCGTCATCAATCCCTGGGTCTGTATCAAAAATGACTTTTCTTACCATGAAAAATTCCTCCTAAAAAATTCTAAGTGACGTTTCTATCCAATAACTTTTATTAATATGCGTTTTTTCATAACTTGTGACTGGCACATGCTTTTCCAAGCGGTTCCAGTCGCACTCTATTTAAACCTGCTCCAGTCACAGAACGAACGTCCACTTCAAAAACTGGTAACGCTCCGCTTCACTCACTGAGCTTATCCCATTTTTTCCAGTGGTTTCGTCCTTTCTTGTGACTGTCGCACTCTAGTTGAGTTCGGAAGGGTGAGGGGATGTCCTTTCAGAAAAGTTGAACGATCTGCAAGTTGAGTTCGGAAGCCAGCCTTGAAGTCCCTTCAGAAAATCCAACACTCAGGCTAGCTGAGCTTATGGTTTTTCTTCCAGCGATTCAAGTCTCTAACGGCTCCCTCACATCCTTAGAGCTGGCCTTATCATCTTTTCCTCCAAGGAATCTCCCTCACTGATCCTTCCTCACGTCCTAATTTTTAAAACAAGAAACCTACGATTGTGGCGGTGACCATGGAGGCAAGAGTGGAGACGAGAACAATTTTGAGGGAGAATTTGGCCACGACATTGCCTTGGTGGGCGTCGATGGCTTTGACCCCGCCGATAACCATCCCTAGGGTTCCGAAGTTAGCGAAACTCATGCAATAAGTTCCCATAATAGCGGCGGTTTTTTCACTTAAGCCTTCTAGGGCGGATAGGGAGGTCATGGCTACGACTTCGTTAGCCAAGACCTTTTGGGCCATAACGGACCCGGCTTGAACCATGTCTTCTTTAGGTACCCCCATCAAGAAAGCAAATGGTGAAAAGACATAGCCGACTAACTCGGTAAAGGAAATGTTGATGACCCCTTCAAAGAGGCTGTTCAACATAGAAATGAGCGCCACGAAACCAATCAGCATGACCGCCACAATAACGGCCGTGTTCCATCCTGTAATCATGTAGTCACTGAGCATGGAGAAGAAGGGTTCTTTTTCCTTTTCGCCTTCCTCCTCTTCCCCTTGGTCGCCGGCAAGGCCTTCCCGTTCTCGGTAGGCCTCGCTTCCTTTGGCAATTTCTTCCTTAGCGTCATAAGGATTGACAATCACAGAGACCGCTAAGGCCGAAAGTAGCTGCATAAGAACGCCAACCACCACGTATTGAGGTTTTACCAATTTCATATAGGCCGCTAACATGGAGACAGTCACTACCGACATGGGGATAACAGCGAGAGTGAATAATTGCTTCTCACTGGCCCGTTTGACTTGGTCGACGACCGATAGATAGTTGGTGGGTGTCCCAAAGACGGTTGAGGCAATCGGGAAGTAAGATTCCAATTCCCCAGCCCCGGTCAGCTTATTAATCCCAAAACCAACCCATTTGACCACAAAAGGCAAAACGCCCAGCCAGTTTAAGACCCCAATTAGGGCAGTAATAAAGACCAGGGGCGCAAGGACGTGGAGGAAGAAGACAAAACCGTCAGCGGTCAGTTGGATCCCGCCAAAGACGAAGTTAACCCCCTCAATCCCCTGGGCCATCAACCAGTCCATCCCGCTGGCAATCCCATTCAAAATGGTCAACCCCAGACTGGTCCGGAATAATACCAGGGCCAAGATCACTTCCGCCACTAACATAATGGCTACATTTTTATATTTAATATTTTTCCGGTCAAAGGACAGGAAATAACAGAGGCCAAAAACGACCACTAGACCCAGCAGGCCTTGTACAATACTCATCGAATCACTAACCTTTCTAAAGCTTTCCAGCTTATTCATTGACCTCGAAAAGAAAGTCGACCGCCCCCTTTTACCTGCAGTTCGAGACTAAAGCCGAACTTTAAAACGCTTTCACACATATTTTACCCAAATTCTCTAAATAATGCTATAATCTCTAAATAATTTTAAAATCATCTTCTGAAAAGACAAATCGACAGCGCTTTCAGGTAAAATGAAGGCACATTAAGCGTAGCGCTTGAGCCGCCCTAGCTACTTAAGCGCTCAGAGAGGAAGGAAAGTCCATGGCATTTAGTCCTGCATTCTTACAATTACTGGCCGAGAAATTTCCCAACAAGGCCGCCGCATCCACGGAAATGATTAACCTAGAAGCAATCATGTCCTTGCCTAAGGGCACCGAACACTTCATGACCGACCTGCACGGCGAATTCGATGCCGTCAACCATGTGCTGCGCAACGGGTCGGGAAACATCAAGGAAAAGATCAACGAAATCTTTGGTGACCGCCTGTCCTCTAAGCGTCGGGCTGAACTAGCCACCATTATCTACTACCCCGAGGAGAAACTCCGGGCCTTGACCAAGGAGATGGACTCCCAAGAAGAAATTGATGAGTTCTACACCCTGACCACCAGCCGG
Protein-coding sequences here:
- a CDS encoding 2-hydroxymuconate tautomerase — protein: MPVVNIQLIEGRSKEVKAAIAKEITESISKHANTPKDHVHVIFNDMKKGDYYNNN
- a CDS encoding HipA domain-containing protein, which encodes MSVLDFTKCEVDPTRIYGGRNGNKIGIIYQGVTWMLKFPVISKLNPYMHYSNSNISEYLGCHIVNILGLEAQETLLAYYGNQEVVACKDFEQNDKVFKEFAFLKNSIVDSSQSGYGTELSDILTSIDEQELINPERLRKFFWHLFIIDTYIGNFDRHNANWGFLINQRTRQVEIAPVFDCGSSLYPQTDEKSMAEFLKDSSLRDKRIYKYPNSAIKIDDVKINYLTFLSNTKNQDCIRALETIYERINQKESLINHLIDKTPLMTETHKSFIQVMLKERKEKILEKALSYH
- the rihC gene encoding ribonucleoside hydrolase RihC, yielding MVRKVIFDTDPGIDDAIATAILLNSDQVQVELITAVGGNVALEKTSTNALKLVNFFEKDIPVAAGNRGPLLTEFTDASEVHGESGMDGYDFPEPDKSQLLEDHAVLAMRKVLMASDEKVTIVAVGPQTNVALLLTMYPEVKDKIEEIIIMGGSFTRGNKHVMDEFNIGTDPEAAQMVLQSSVKTVMVGLDIGYIATISLEEAAELAEKTETGKMIHSMLQHYRSAQTNQEWEMYDPTAIAYLLEPEMFEEVECNVEVELGSPLTYGQTVVDLDHKTDRPVNCVVPTSIDRDRFKEWFKESILKCK
- a CDS encoding NupC/NupG family nucleoside CNT transporter, which gives rise to MSIVQGLLGLVVVFGLCYFLSFDRKNIKYKNVAIMLVAEVILALVLFRTSLGLTILNGIASGMDWLMAQGIEGVNFVFGGIQLTADGFVFFLHVLAPLVFITALIGVLNWLGVLPFVVKWVGFGINKLTGAGELESYFPIASTVFGTPTNYLSVVDQVKRASEKQLFTLAVIPMSVVTVSMLAAYMKLVKPQYVVVGVLMQLLSALAVSVIVNPYDAKEEIAKGSEAYREREGLAGDQGEEEEGEKEKEPFFSMLSDYMITGWNTAVIVAVMLIGFVALISMLNSLFEGVINISFTELVGYVFSPFAFLMGVPKEDMVQAGSVMAQKVLANEVVAMTSLSALEGLSEKTAAIMGTYCMSFANFGTLGMVIGGVKAIDAHQGNVVAKFSLKIVLVSTLASMVTATIVGFLF